The Culex quinquefasciatus strain JHB chromosome 2, VPISU_Cqui_1.0_pri_paternal, whole genome shotgun sequence genome contains the following window.
ccgtttccataGGCCGcaagctaggtcatcatgaaaaccaagccaacgtggaggtaagaaaatatgacacttgcaaggaaccagagccaaaCTGTTCTGATCATGATAATTcgaatgatctaacagaactacggatgtagttagttgcgctccttccaggatgttccgtACGAactggacgtcaaccgaagagcacgcaacaagaaCAGTGCCATTGCTAGCCCTTAGGTATCAATCCATAGCCTGCAGGTAAATTCTGCTACTGCAAGTTTAAAAAtcgttaggccgatgcaaatatttaaaaaaggtcaAGGGGAggggggaaaaaataaaaaaaatataaaaatttaaataacaagccatagtcttcacatttaaatgaaaaaagtgcattttgcactagttcagttgatttgcaatcattagttttcaaaaaatctaagatctgacaaaaacaaaaattgtatcgaaaaaaaagatttagcatcgaaaattttcaaaaaatcttaagattttttaataaacccaaacatgctaaaaatgattttaaacgcagaagaatgtatctTAATTTGATTTccgctggttgcacttgaattttcattgaaattttgaagtttattgtaaaaatatttttttttgccccctgatttttcgggccaattttgaaggggggggaggggggggggtgacaaaaacttttaaaaatatttgtaccagccttatctcAAGAGATTTAAATTCGCCCATCATTCGAAAAATTGATTCTTATTTTAAAACGTGTGGAGAACACGATGGTcaagtttaatttgaaattaaatcgcATGTATATTGAGAAAATTGCATGTAAAGTTTTCAAGTGCGCAAAATGCATCAAAGTTTGATTCCAACCGAAAATCTGATCTATTCAATtcagcgtccaatttcctttaaaaataactgtcaagttttgctctatcatttttttgtttccgagatatggcaatttgaaagaagaggtggtccaatttggttcaaaattgggattcttacatgttttgatagtatcaatagctccaaatttgagcttgatcagagaaaatgcatttcgaaattgtactttttttgtgtaaagTTGAGGCAAAAAGACACATATGTTGAAATCACGTTCCAACAACAGTTGGGAAAATAAATCAGTGTTAAAAAATTATCCAACTCGAATTGTTTGGGAACCCCAGGCTACATCAATAGCAATTGCCTAGCGCTCTGATTGAGCCAGTTGAACTAAAGCGATTCCGTCACCCGCATTTAAGTCGCTGTTGAGTCAGTCCATTGACCATTTTCTCCGTTCTACTATGACCATTAGATTGCTGCAGTCTGTAGCAAGATGGAATGCATATCTTTTTTCCTCTTTCTCTCTGAATGGGGAAAACCCCGTAACCAAATTTCCATTAAAGGGGCACACAAATTTACTCTACGagattgtttttgaatttttggcttTTGTGGATGCAAAGAAAGCTTCACAACACATGGCTGCGCCGAGTTACGCGCTCGGAGTTGTGGCCAAGGTCTTACGTAATGACCTTCAGGTAGGCTCATCGTGGCTGCGCGGTTGAAATCGGCGAGCAAAACAAACAACCAACCAACACCTGCCGGCTGGTGCGTCCGTAAAACGATAGTAAAAGACTCAACACTCAACTCTGTGCAGCGCGCAACACGTAATAGAATAGGTGGTCATGTGCAATCACTGATAGCTCGCCGCTGGAAGTGGAAGCAACTAATTGCACTTTGGTTTCTTCGCGGTTCGATGgagtttgaaaatttagttgAGCAAAGGACATTTAGACGTTTTTTGAAACTATGCGGTCAAAGGTTTTCGATTTCGGGTTGGAACATGGTTTGAAAGAATCAAGTTTAGTTTTAGAACATTTTCTAGCGAAAATGGTTTGATTGCTTTTTAAAATAGCATTTGTACGCCTGGGTATAATAATAGAAAATCGTCATTACGTTACTTTGATTTATCGGAAGATTCTCAAACTCAAAAAGTTTGAGCACCTTCTGCTTTCTAAGTGCAGGTAGGCTCATATAGTTGGCTCATTGTGACGAGTGAGTAAGCTATTTGCGTCTGCCTTCTCCCGCCCGCCACAAGCCCGACTCCCTTCGGCGCCACCCCAATTATATTCTCGTTCTGCTGCGCTATTCCGTCATACTTTACCAAACAGACCAAGAGGAAAAAAGcagcaaattgcaaaaatgatgtCATATTTACTTTGCCCCTTCTCGGTTTGATAATCTAATCAACCTGTGGCTagtaaaagttgtttttttcggCAAATTCCATGAATAATTCACTACCAAAAGCGAGGTTCCACGAAAAAAGGCTTACCAGACAGCAACGCAATAGTCAGCTGGGCCGTGTTCAGATTCTCGACGTACTTCCCGAGGTAGTTGTTCAACACCCAGGCGATCAGTTCTCGCAACATGGTTGCAGCCGCATCGGTCCACGATCCTCTTCCGGCCGTCGGAACGGCCAAAGGTTCTCTTGCTCGTTCCGGACAAAATTCCACCAGGCAAAAGTGTTTATGCAATCGCGCGTGGTGAAATCGATGTTTTCTTcgtcttggactttgcactcgagAAATCACACCTCCCCAATCGATTCCACGGCGGAAAGAACGCGAAACGGTTCACGCACAACGCGCACTATTCGATTCAcgaaaaatttcgacttttcccAACCGATTTTGTGCTGAAATTATGCTTTTTACTGGCGAAAATCGTGTTTACTTCGTCGCGCTCGCGATGGTCGTCTGTGACTGTCAGAGAGAAAAATCCCGTTTGAATGAAGTTTGCgaagcaaaataaaagaaaaaggcGCGGGTGTGGTGCAACAAGGGAGGAGGGGTTTGACAGATGACATTTACACTCTAAAATCAAAGTAGCGTGTTTTGGATGTGACGGTCATCAGCTGTTCGAATAGGGTTACCAGGTGGGTTTGTTTACATTGGAATGTGACGCTCGGTTACGGTGCACGGTGTCGGGgaaatgcttaaaattcttgaaaaatcctaCCTAAATTATTGATTGACAAAAGTTATTCCACACGTAGAAAAATCAAGATATTTGTAACAACAACTTCGCGGCCctccttgacagaaaaggtcctgcttgacagctcgttccaaggagaccatagttgatccatcgaaaaaatgtgtcttgtcaatttatttttttgcattaaaatgaaaaaaagtgatcagaaatgggttttaatcgtgttttttacaggGATCTGACAGGCATGCACTTTCCCGAAGTCACCGCCAAAGGCGCTGTCAATGTTGTTTACGttgggtttttgaaaaggttgtatgaaacaaaataattaatttttatcttaaaattaattaattgttCGTTTTAATCATCTTTTGCTTATATATTTAAGCAAATGGCAAGGATTACGGACAAATTtcctcatttatcatttataagACCAATAAACAAAGTTGTACTAGAACAACACGTAACATTacactaaaaattaaatatattctgtttccttgaaacaaaattaGCTTGGTAAGATTCTTCCTGACTGTtggtttaaattcaattacactTTTAGAATACTCAgtttatttaacatttaaacataaTTCAACCACGAGTTTGATCAACATATTTCGATGATTATTCATTGCATCCTGTTCTAAATCTGAGATTAAAtttaaatcgtttaaaaaaactaCAATTGCTACaagttacactcaaaccccgatggtttgacaccaactgttgtcaaacgaacggggtcactttttagtttgacaccccttttacacggagttcacacacaccaccaatcgtttgttttgatagtgtgcgtgagcgccgtttataaagtgacagttcgtcactttttagtttgactttgtcaaaccaacggggtacaaactgtAGTGTCCCTCGGATGTTATAAAAGTATTGCCAGCCTCGAGTCAATAGGTAGCATTATTTTGTAATTATGGCATCAGTCTAGGTGCACGTAGTTGAACAATTGTCGTCCCCTTTCGTCTTCCGATCGTCGTCCGGAACAGACGTCCCTAGTCGGTCTTAAATAAAGTAGTGTAACAGAAGTCTAACGCGTGTTTTCCTAACCTCAAATCACAACACTTCAGTTGGCGACGAGGATAAACGTAGTGTCTAGTGAATAGGATCAAGTGAAACAAGTCGCGAAAAGTCGGTTATCTTGGTGAACACGTGATCGTACACATAACCTAAAAGACAAGCCGAATGGAGGTTTATAGTGTGCAGAGCTCAGTCAAGGATATCAAATGCAGAATCCTGAATCAGCAGCATGGTTTCCGGGGAGAAGCGACCGGTTCCAGAAACGTTTTTGGGCCGGAAGGAGTAGGGGTCAGTTTCCCGAGAAAGCTGAATTCCATCGTCGATTCCGTGTGGATTGTGTCACATCCTTGAGCGCGTCAGGTCAGTTAGTAGCAAAACCGAGAAGTGTCTGGAAGATCACGTGGAAGTCTATTGTCAGAATGTAAGTGAGTGAGTTGTCAGTTAATAGTCAGAGTAGTCGTCAGTAAACAGTCAAGAAACGTAGATTCGAAAGTAACCGATGTCGTCCGGTGGAATAATGTCGTCAAAAAGGAATCAGTTTCATTCAGTAAGTCGGCCAAGTCAAGTCAAATCATGGTAAGCTTATGTCGTCGCTAGTCAGCAGTTTGTCCAAAAGTcctaacctatcaaagtcacgtGTAAAAAGTCGTCAAGGCCAAAGTCGTCATTTTTGTAGTCGCTAGTCAGCAATGTCAGGAATAACCTATAAATCCATCATAACCTCAAAGTCGTCCAATTGTAAGTAGTCAAAGGTTAAGAAAGGGAGAGATGTAGTGTCCCTCGGATGTTATAAAAGTATTGCCAGCCTCGAGTCAATAGGTAGCATTATTTTGTAATTATGGCATCAGTCTAGGTGCACGTAGTTGAACAATTGTCGTCCCCTTTCGTCTTCCGATCGTCGTCCGGAACAGACGTCCATAGTCGGTCTTAAATAAAGTAGTGTAACAGAAGTCTAACGCGTGTTTTCCTAACCTCAAATCACAACACTtcacaaactaaaaaatgtcaaacgaaaaagtgaccaaccaccggggattgagtgcacacaaaaaaatattactgtaataacaaaagtaacttacttttgaattaaaaagttgcCAAAATTTGCTGAagggaaagtttttttcttgtttaaaaaatgaaaacttttactgctacagtttttgaaaatctccttactaactgatttaaaagtcataatttttaatacgaCTGtacaatttctttcatttcgaCGTTCTCGTGCAACCGTGTACGCCTAAgttccaaatgtaaacaaacattttggtgGGTCCGGTGGTGCCTAGTGAGTCCAGAACGCAAATCAAAGCAGACCGCGGCAGCAGCCAGGACTCGGGTGCGGACACCTTTGTaagccaaacagcagcagcgaaaCGCCGGCGAAGGAGGGTGGTGCTTTGGTGGTGCTTGCGCGGGACGAGGTCGAGGGTTCGAAAAGGCCATGTCTGCAGCTTCCTGCAGGACCTGCGCTGTTTCACGATCGGAATGGGTTagaaggaagcttgggtgttttgtgattgatttttttttgtttttgtaggatGGGAGGTAGGAATGTGGATTCGAACCGGTTGTATTCGGTGATGGTGACCCGGGGATGGTGGTTGAATGTCGATTCCCGCGAGGACTGGGACGAGATCATCGAGGAGATGGCGCTGCCGACGCGTTGCGTGAACAAGGAGATTGCGTTGAAGAAGAATAACATCCGATTTTTGGACAAGTACGAGAAAGGATCCGACGAAGAGGAGGACGGCAAGAAGCGGCATaatcggaggtggtcagcgcGGATGTTGCACTCGATGTCGACGGTTCACAATACCGGTGAGTATTGTGAATGTGTGCAGTGGCTAGCCAACTTCCCTTactttccatctcttttagcaACTTCCCGCCCACAAACGCTCACATCGCGGCGGCGCAGCTTCAGCTGGGGACAGCGAGCATAAAAAATCTGTGTCATTGTGGAAGGAGGATGAAGTGAGGGCCTCATCAACCCCATGttccggatgcgcttccagGTTCTGGAACTCCCTGTTCAGGCACTTCACTTCTCAGCCAGGAAACGTCGACCACCCTTCCCGAATCAACAGCCAACTTCTCCAAACCTGTCCTGATGAAGGCCGGCAATGTACCATCCTGTTCGCTACTTTGCTGTCGCGCGTCGAAACGTCCATCCGGAACCGTCCAGCTTGTGGTCTTCGGAAGTTACCGTTAACGTACCGTAATAATCGGTACAGCTTGGACTCGGATGTTAGCCAGAAGCGTTAAATACAAtaacaacatgttttttttaacttactgtttaaaacatttaaaaataaatataaaataaagcacattttttctgaaattaacaCTGTATtattaaatgttgtttattcttgccataaaaggtttcttttccaattaaaagtaaaacacttttaccgatacaacgattttgttccataaatgcaaggtagtatcaaaaacttttcaacttttaaattaaaaaaattgaactttctacgaatattcaccaacgcgaacttttaatccaacgaacgatctttttaaatttagagtattttttctttgtgtgatGTATTTGAATATTAATTAAAGTTCAAATCTGAACTTAAATGTAaatcgcttgaaaaaaaaaacttggtgattaaaacaaaaagtttttatttttgcaattcatgtgcataaaacattttcaaaaacctcgctgcaaaaacttggttcgatcttggttcgattttgacttcactcgctttgtatgtggatgacagtcgtgacgtatccgtggttttttaccgttgtacatacaaatttacatggagctttaggaccctattttaGGAAACAATTTCTgggcttttttttttctagctgAAAAATCGCGCAGTAActgcactgtaactgaaaatcgcactttgctgagttcgttttcgcactttttcatacgattttttcagttcgactgcgattacacttttttgtgtaatcgcagtcgaactgaaaaaatcgtatgaaaaagtgcgaaaacgaactcagcaaagtgcgattttcagttacagtgtggGCAGAAAATCTTACTCGAGGTTTAActtcattttgcattttttacatCTAGATACAGTTCAAATCTAGGTTCAAAACGCTAACCCAAGTTTAACTTTAATTTGAGTACTCGAGAAATTACTCTTTTGTGTTGTTAGCGCCTGAATTTAAATAAGTACCACCCTGTGCTGTCgctttcattttttgtttttattgttgttgCCCAGTTGCTGCGGAGAATCGTCGcgtaaaaagtgttttaattttTCCACAAAAGGGACGGTTCTAGTTTGCCCGTTGTCCACCCGGTAAAGGCTCCCAATCGAGATGGCAGACCCTCGTAACCCTCCGTCGTACGACGAAGTCATGTCCGAGAACCGCCAACCAATACGCCAAGGTATTTTTTCCCGACCTAATGAAATTTCACCACGTCCGGATGATGACTAATCGCTGCTTTGTTGTGTGTGATTCCCCctcccccttttcctatagacACTCCAGCGGTCGTGACCGTCGCTCCGTCCGCGCCGTACCCTCAGCAGCAGTATTACCCATATCCGAGTGCTCCCGCGCCGGCGATGCAACCGTTGCCAAATTACGGTTCCATACAGAGCAGCGGAGTGAAGGTTCCGCTCCAGCCGGGTGTTGTTGTGCCACTGGGTCAAGCAACAGGTGCCGGAGGTGGTCCCAGCACGACGGCGACCACGGTGGTCATTCCGCAGGAAATTATCGTCGTCGGTGGATGTCCGGTTTGCCGAATTGGGATGCTGGAGGACGATTTCACCTGCTGTGGAATCTTCTGTGCGATCTTTTTCTTCCCCGTGGGCATCCTGTGCTGTCTGGCGATGAAGAACCGCCGGTGTTCAAACTGTGGGGCACAGTTTTAAAGGTAGGACGCAATCCATGATTTCCATCGAATCGCTGCTAGATCTGACGCAAATGATGAGCTACAATCATTGGAGAGAGGTTGCAGGGTAAGAGGGGGAATTTATTTACCGgaaatgatttattttccataaaaataggCATACGGTTAAGTACCCACAACTCGACGATAATTGGAAAATGTTCCTCgcagaaatttaaaa
Protein-coding sequences here:
- the LOC119766315 gene encoding AT-rich interactive domain-containing protein 2-like; its protein translation is MGGRNVDSNRLYSVMVTRGWWLNVDSREDWDEIIEEMALPTRCVNKEIALKKNNIRFLDKYEKGSDEEEDGKKRHNRSNFPPTNAHIAAAQLQLGTASIKNLCHCGRRMK
- the LOC6042256 gene encoding brain protein I3; this encodes MADPRNPPSYDEVMSENRQPIRQDTPAVVTVAPSAPYPQQQYYPYPSAPAPAMQPLPNYGSIQSSGVKVPLQPGVVVPLGQATGAGGGPSTTATTVVIPQEIIVVGGCPVCRIGMLEDDFTCCGIFCAIFFFPVGILCCLAMKNRRCSNCGAQF